Proteins from one Staphylococcus sp. IVB6214 genomic window:
- a CDS encoding L-lactate permease: MNALLMLVALSAVIVPFICLVVLRMSALVGMTISTIVVTILGYFVWGIEGGVIAASFLQGVHKTLTIILILFGALALLNTLRETNAVARINAGFQNVSHDMRVQVIIVAFLFGSLIEGASGFGTPAMVTAPLMVALGFKPLTSVVTALIADSVSVSFGAVGTPIIVGLSTLKDANETLFNMTTLRITAIDLLSGVFIPLIIVATMVIFFGKGNRLKSVLEIVPWTMLIGVVYVVTAWIYAMLTGPEFVSILTPLTVLVVAVLTARKGILMPKTIWQDVLEDGYDTTAVSGKHEMSLLSAWSPYLIVVALLLLTRVVAPVKHFTTSVFNLSWNEILGYERISSSWELLYSPGTILLLSAFLAVLIQRKSMRNFTKACRDSIRTIRITTITLIATLAMVHVFSNSGLNGHELLSMPEFIANGMANTFGGVWLVIAPFLGALGSFITGSATVSTLTFSPIQANIAQAIGADVYTVLGAQVIGAAAGNMICVHNVVAVCAVVNMPGKEGSVISKTLGPAMLYCILVGMSTLIMATFFF, from the coding sequence ATGAATGCCTTATTAATGCTTGTAGCGTTAAGTGCAGTAATTGTACCATTCATTTGTTTAGTTGTTTTACGTATGTCTGCACTCGTTGGGATGACGATTAGCACGATCGTTGTCACAATATTAGGTTACTTCGTCTGGGGAATTGAAGGTGGAGTGATTGCTGCCTCATTCCTGCAAGGTGTACATAAAACACTGACGATTATTTTAATTTTATTTGGTGCTTTGGCATTACTTAACACATTGCGTGAAACAAACGCAGTTGCACGTATTAATGCGGGGTTTCAAAATGTATCACATGATATGCGTGTACAAGTGATTATCGTAGCATTTCTATTTGGGTCATTGATTGAAGGTGCATCAGGCTTTGGTACGCCTGCAATGGTAACGGCACCGTTAATGGTTGCACTCGGGTTCAAGCCATTGACAAGTGTTGTAACAGCCTTGATTGCAGACAGTGTTTCTGTATCATTCGGGGCAGTAGGGACGCCAATCATAGTAGGACTCAGTACGTTGAAAGATGCGAATGAAACACTATTCAATATGACAACATTGCGCATTACAGCAATTGACTTGTTAAGCGGTGTGTTTATTCCACTCATTATTGTTGCAACAATGGTAATCTTCTTCGGGAAAGGCAATCGACTCAAGTCGGTGCTAGAAATCGTACCATGGACAATGTTAATTGGTGTTGTTTACGTAGTCACTGCATGGATTTATGCGATGTTGACAGGTCCAGAGTTTGTATCAATCTTAACACCGCTCACAGTTCTTGTAGTGGCTGTTTTGACAGCGAGAAAAGGTATTTTGATGCCGAAAACGATTTGGCAGGATGTACTTGAAGATGGCTATGATACAACAGCTGTATCAGGGAAACATGAGATGAGTCTGTTGTCTGCATGGTCACCTTATCTCATTGTTGTGGCACTCTTGTTACTAACACGTGTGGTCGCACCAGTTAAACATTTTACGACATCTGTATTCAACCTGTCATGGAATGAAATCTTAGGATATGAGCGTATCTCTTCTAGTTGGGAATTGCTCTACTCGCCTGGTACGATCTTACTGTTATCAGCATTTTTAGCGGTACTTATTCAGCGCAAATCAATGCGCAACTTTACAAAAGCTTGTCGTGATTCTATCAGAACAATTCGGATTACAACCATTACGTTGATTGCAACATTGGCAATGGTGCACGTATTCAGCAACTCAGGACTAAACGGTCATGAATTGTTGAGTATGCCGGAATTTATCGCTAACGGTATGGCCAATACATTTGGTGGTGTTTGGCTGGTCATCGCGCCGTTTTTAGGTGCACTCGGTTCTTTCATTACAGGTAGTGCGACAGTATCTACCTTGACGTTCTCACCAATTCAAGCAAACATTGCCCAAGCGATTGGTGCGGATGTTTACACAGTGCTCGGTGCACAAGTGATTGGTGCTGCAGCAGGGAATATGATTTGTGTGCATAACGTTGTTGCGGTATGTGCGGTTGTTAATATGCCGGGTAAAGAAGGCAGTGTGATTAGTAAAACACTCGGTCCTGCTATGTTGTACTGTATATTAGTAGGTATGAGTACATTGATTATGGCAACATTCTTTTTCTAG
- the recR gene encoding recombination mediator RecR: MHYPQPISKLIDSFMKLPGIGPKTAQRLAFHVLEMKEDDVVQFAKALVDVKRELTYCSTCGHITEQDPCYICEDKQRDRSIICVVEDDKDVIAMEKMKEYKGLYHVLHGTISPMDGIGPEDINIPSLVERLKDEGVQELILAMNPNLEGESTAMYLSRLVKPLGIRVTRLAQGLSVGGDLEYADEVTLSKAISGRTEM, from the coding sequence ATGCATTATCCACAACCGATATCGAAGCTAATTGATAGCTTTATGAAATTGCCAGGCATTGGCCCCAAGACGGCTCAACGTCTGGCTTTTCATGTATTAGAGATGAAAGAAGATGACGTTGTACAGTTTGCCAAAGCACTCGTAGATGTAAAGCGAGAACTTACCTATTGTAGTACATGCGGTCATATTACAGAACAAGATCCGTGCTATATTTGTGAGGATAAGCAACGAGATCGTTCAATTATTTGTGTCGTTGAAGATGATAAAGATGTGATTGCAATGGAAAAAATGAAAGAATACAAAGGACTGTATCATGTCTTACATGGCACGATATCCCCAATGGATGGTATCGGACCGGAAGATATTAATATTCCGTCACTTGTAGAGCGTTTGAAAGACGAAGGTGTTCAAGAATTGATACTCGCGATGAATCCGAATCTAGAAGGTGAATCGACAGCTATGTACCTTTCACGACTTGTGAAACCACTCGGTATTCGTGTCACACGTCTTGCGCAAGGACTATCAGTTGGTGGCGACTTAGAATATGCAGATGAAGTTACTTTGTCAAAAGCTATTTCAGGACGAACAGAAATGTAA
- a CDS encoding YbaB/EbfC family nucleoid-associated protein, whose translation MRGGGNMQQMMKQMQKMQKKMAEEQDKLKEEKIEGSAGGGMVKVVVTGHKEVVDVIINEEVVDPEDVEMLQDLVLAATNEAMNKADELTADRLGKHTKGLNIPGLM comes from the coding sequence ATGCGCGGTGGCGGTAATATGCAACAAATGATGAAGCAAATGCAAAAAATGCAAAAGAAAATGGCAGAAGAACAAGATAAATTAAAAGAAGAAAAAATTGAAGGATCAGCTGGCGGTGGCATGGTCAAAGTGGTTGTAACAGGTCATAAAGAAGTAGTAGATGTCATCATCAATGAAGAAGTAGTGGATCCAGAAGACGTTGAAATGTTACAAGACTTAGTACTTGCTGCGACAAATGAAGCAATGAACAAAGCAGACGAACTGACAGCAGACCGTCTTGGCAAACATACTAAAGGTCTCAACATTCCAGGATTGATGTAA
- the treR gene encoding trehalose operon repressor, protein MIKQNKFKQIYEELRRGILEGTYAYGTQLPSENRLVEQYDVSRETVRKSLNMLVADGMIQKIRGKGSVVIYQGITEFPFADLVSYKEVQQRQGKAHHTELHVFEKIVAGDVPTIQQALNVSLNTPLWHIVRHRKMDGHTKIIDEDYLLYDLFPDLSQSHLLDSLYAYIERIKGYDISFSSKSITFEAFGAQEYEAFGDVTPNYTATVRGIVHLRDTTKFQYNISKHLATEFCFVDFSRRQK, encoded by the coding sequence ATGATCAAACAAAATAAGTTTAAGCAAATATATGAAGAATTGCGAAGAGGTATTCTTGAAGGCACATACGCATATGGAACACAACTTCCATCAGAAAATCGACTTGTGGAACAATACGATGTGTCACGTGAAACAGTCCGGAAAAGTTTAAATATGTTGGTGGCTGACGGCATGATTCAAAAGATACGTGGCAAAGGATCTGTTGTGATTTATCAAGGGATTACAGAATTTCCTTTCGCCGATCTAGTGAGTTATAAAGAAGTACAACAAAGGCAAGGTAAGGCACATCATACAGAATTGCATGTCTTTGAAAAGATAGTTGCAGGGGATGTCCCTACTATCCAACAGGCGTTAAATGTTTCGTTGAATACACCTTTATGGCATATCGTTCGTCATCGAAAAATGGATGGTCACACTAAAATTATTGATGAAGATTATTTGTTATATGACTTGTTCCCTGACTTATCGCAAAGTCACTTGTTAGACTCTTTATATGCATATATCGAACGAATTAAAGGGTATGATATTAGCTTTTCAAGTAAATCAATTACATTTGAAGCGTTTGGCGCACAAGAATACGAGGCTTTTGGAGATGTGACGCCGAATTACACAGCAACAGTGAGAGGGATAGTACATCTGAGAGATACAACAAAGTTCCAATACAACATCTCGAAGCACTTAGCTACGGAGTTTTGTTTTGTGGATTTTTCACGTCGACAAAAATAA
- the treP gene encoding PTS system trehalose-specific EIIBC component, which translates to MAVKRTDVQDIIEAVGGAENVQSATHCVTRLRLVLHDDSQVDKERLSDNALVKGQFKADNKYQIVIGPGTVDEVYKVFVSETGTEAVSKDEAKAQAAKKGNPLQRLIKLLGDVFIPILPAIVTAGLLLGINNVLTMNWTKGAPSIVERFPEIADVANIINVIATTAFIFLPALVGWSAMRVFGGSPVLGIVLGLVLMHPQLLSQYELGTADEIPKWHIFGLAIEQLNYQGQVLPVLIAAYVLAQIEKGMNKITPDSIKLLVVAPVALLVTGFLAFLVIGPAALWIGRGITVPIIALFESAGWLGGAIYGLFYAPLVITGLHHMFLAVDFQLIGSELQGTYLWPILAQSNIAQGSAALGAWYIFKKRKMAKEQGLAATSSLSGFLGVTEPAMFGVNLPLKYPFFAGIITTMFTGALIGGAGVLGKVGVGGVPAIISINREFWGIFAIATVISMIVPAILTIILSKFSREKTKKMVDKSEEV; encoded by the coding sequence ATGGCGGTTAAGCGAACAGATGTACAAGATATTATTGAAGCTGTTGGTGGTGCGGAAAATGTACAATCTGCGACGCATTGTGTGACGAGACTCAGATTGGTATTGCATGATGATAGTCAAGTGGATAAAGAAAGATTGAGTGACAATGCGTTGGTCAAAGGGCAGTTTAAAGCTGACAATAAGTACCAAATTGTGATTGGTCCAGGAACAGTGGATGAGGTATACAAAGTCTTTGTTAGCGAGACAGGTACTGAAGCGGTATCTAAAGATGAAGCAAAAGCACAAGCAGCGAAGAAAGGGAATCCGTTACAACGATTAATTAAGCTGTTAGGTGATGTCTTCATTCCTATTTTGCCAGCAATCGTTACAGCGGGTCTGTTATTGGGAATCAATAATGTCTTAACGATGAATTGGACAAAAGGTGCGCCATCGATTGTTGAGCGCTTCCCAGAAATTGCAGATGTTGCGAATATTATTAACGTGATTGCGACGACTGCGTTCATTTTCCTTCCTGCATTAGTAGGTTGGAGTGCAATGCGTGTATTTGGCGGTAGTCCAGTACTTGGGATTGTGTTAGGTCTTGTCTTAATGCATCCACAGTTATTGTCTCAATATGAATTAGGAACAGCTGATGAGATTCCGAAGTGGCATATTTTCGGTCTGGCTATTGAGCAATTGAACTATCAAGGTCAAGTGTTGCCAGTATTAATCGCTGCTTATGTCCTTGCTCAAATCGAAAAGGGAATGAACAAGATTACTCCTGATTCAATCAAATTGTTGGTCGTAGCTCCGGTTGCATTGTTAGTGACAGGATTCTTAGCATTCTTAGTCATTGGACCAGCTGCTTTATGGATTGGTAGAGGTATTACTGTTCCTATCATAGCATTATTCGAAAGTGCCGGTTGGCTCGGTGGTGCCATTTATGGTCTTTTCTACGCACCGCTAGTAATTACAGGGTTGCATCACATGTTCTTAGCAGTGGACTTCCAATTAATCGGCAGTGAATTACAAGGGACTTATTTGTGGCCGATACTCGCACAATCTAATATTGCGCAAGGTTCTGCGGCATTAGGTGCTTGGTATATTTTCAAAAAGCGTAAAATGGCAAAAGAACAAGGTTTGGCAGCAACTTCGAGTTTATCAGGCTTTTTAGGTGTGACGGAACCAGCGATGTTTGGTGTCAACCTACCATTGAAATATCCATTCTTTGCAGGTATCATTACAACAATGTTCACAGGTGCGTTGATTGGCGGCGCTGGCGTACTTGGTAAGGTTGGTGTCGGCGGAGTACCAGCAATTATTTCAATTAATCGTGAATTCTGGGGTATCTTTGCGATTGCAACAGTGATTTCAATGATTGTGCCAGCTATTTTAACGATCATTTTATCAAAATTCAGTCGAGAAAAAACAAAAAAGATGGTAGACAAATCTGAAGAAGTGTAA
- the dnaX gene encoding DNA polymerase III subunit gamma/tau: protein MDYQALYRMFRPQSFEDVVGQEHVTKTLKNAIAKGKQSHAYIFSGPRGTGKTSIAKIFAKAINCETNHDGEPCNTCAICKGITLGTNSDVIEIDAASNNGVDEIRNIRDKVKYAPSESRYKVYIIDEVHMLTTGAFNALLKTLEEPPAHAIFILATTEPHKIPPTIISRAQRFDFKAINQSQIVSRLKYVAETQEIGYDEAALDFIAKVSEGGMRDALSIMDQAIAFGDDHLTLQDALDVTGSLADADLNMLMADVVSGNVHAAFERYHTFVSQGKEVNRLINDMIYFVRDTIMAKTTHAEVEYDALSSLDLSVLYQMIDVINDTLVSIRFSVNQNVHFEVLLVKLSEMIKLTSVTMDATPTQAPAQVDTALVARIDQLESELKTLKSQGTSRPTPPKTQPMKRRGSAMTYSVQRIAKVLDNANKEDIASIKARWLDVIQYAKDREQKALVSLLQNSEPVAASEDKVLIKFEEEIHCEILQKDEEKRQSVEKVVKDIINKSVEVVGVPADKWMQVRSDYIEGLKRNGNEQPVQSQPSQEQPSAVQAARDIFGADIVHEVDSET, encoded by the coding sequence GTGGACTATCAAGCGCTATATCGTATGTTTCGACCACAGAGTTTTGAAGACGTCGTGGGTCAAGAGCATGTGACGAAAACATTAAAAAATGCTATTGCAAAAGGGAAACAATCACACGCATATATTTTTAGCGGGCCTCGAGGGACAGGTAAAACGAGTATTGCGAAGATATTTGCGAAAGCAATTAACTGTGAAACGAATCACGATGGTGAACCATGTAACACTTGTGCAATTTGTAAAGGGATTACGCTGGGAACAAATTCAGATGTCATCGAGATAGATGCTGCAAGTAATAACGGAGTTGATGAGATACGAAATATCCGTGATAAAGTGAAATATGCACCGAGTGAGTCACGTTATAAAGTCTATATCATTGATGAAGTACATATGTTGACGACAGGTGCCTTTAACGCACTTTTAAAAACACTTGAAGAACCCCCTGCACATGCCATTTTTATTTTGGCAACGACAGAACCACATAAAATCCCTCCAACAATCATCTCACGTGCGCAGCGTTTTGACTTTAAGGCGATTAATCAGTCACAAATTGTATCCAGACTTAAGTATGTCGCTGAAACACAAGAGATTGGATACGATGAAGCGGCATTAGATTTTATTGCTAAGGTATCAGAAGGTGGGATGCGTGATGCGCTCAGTATTATGGACCAAGCCATTGCATTTGGAGATGACCATTTAACACTTCAAGATGCGTTAGATGTGACAGGAAGTCTTGCTGATGCAGACTTGAACATGCTGATGGCGGATGTTGTATCAGGCAATGTTCACGCTGCTTTCGAACGTTATCATACATTTGTAAGTCAAGGGAAGGAAGTCAATCGTTTGATCAACGACATGATTTACTTCGTTCGAGATACCATTATGGCTAAGACAACCCATGCAGAGGTCGAATATGATGCCTTGAGCAGCTTGGACCTTAGTGTTTTGTATCAAATGATAGATGTCATCAATGATACACTTGTATCGATACGATTTAGTGTCAATCAAAATGTACATTTTGAAGTATTACTTGTGAAGTTGTCCGAGATGATCAAGTTGACGAGTGTGACGATGGATGCGACACCAACGCAAGCACCTGCGCAGGTGGATACAGCACTTGTTGCGCGTATAGACCAGCTGGAATCAGAACTCAAAACACTCAAATCACAAGGTACGAGTCGCCCAACACCTCCAAAGACACAACCGATGAAGCGTCGTGGTAGCGCAATGACGTACTCGGTGCAACGTATTGCGAAGGTGTTAGACAATGCGAATAAGGAAGATATTGCGAGCATTAAAGCACGTTGGCTTGATGTGATTCAGTATGCCAAAGACCGAGAACAAAAAGCATTGGTTAGCTTGTTACAAAATTCTGAACCCGTTGCAGCGAGTGAAGATAAAGTGTTGATTAAGTTTGAAGAAGAAATCCACTGTGAAATTTTGCAAAAAGACGAAGAGAAACGGCAAAGTGTTGAGAAAGTCGTGAAAGACATCATTAACAAATCTGTCGAAGTTGTTGGCGTACCGGCAGATAAATGGATGCAAGTGCGCAGTGATTATATAGAAGGTTTGAAGCGCAATGGCAATGAACAACCTGTACAATCTCAACCATCACAAGAACAGCCAAGTGCCGTCCAAGCGGCAAGAGATATTTTTGGTGCAGACATTGTGCATGAAGTGGATAGCGAGACATGA
- the treC gene encoding alpha,alpha-phosphotrehalase: MKEQDWRKSVVYQIYPKSFNDTTGNGEGDLRGIIDKLDYLQFLGVDYLWLTPIYDSPMNDNGYDISNYYEINERFGNKSDFRELLDAAHVRGLKVIIDIVINHTSTEHEWFQSARQSKESPYRDYYFFKESQDGPPTNWMSKFGGNAWQYDAQTDEYYLHLFDVTQADLNWDNENVRKELYKILNYWIDFGVDGFRFDVINLISKGAFEDSEAIGKEFYTDGPHVHEYIHEMNRETFGEKGLMTVGEMSSTTIDHCIQYTRPERQELNSVFNFHHLKVDYKDGEKWTNQKLDLQQLKTILMDWQTGIYEGGGWNAIFWCNHDQPRVVSRFGTDLDEAMRQQSAKTLAIVLHLLQGTPYIYQGEEIGMTDPHFTSIAQYRDVESLNAYHSLKDQGYDEQEILTILGQKSRDNSRTPMQWSAETHAGFTTGTPWIDVAPNYEMINVEAALEDRNSIFYMYQKLIELRHSHDIVTYGNIVPRYMEHEQLFVYERNYEGQAWLVVANMTNEPAKLPEDIEREGDMIVENGAVVDGYLEPYAAYVLSIESKQEAKICHDQTK, from the coding sequence ATGAAAGAACAAGATTGGAGAAAATCAGTCGTTTATCAAATTTATCCCAAGTCATTTAACGATACAACTGGTAATGGAGAAGGTGACTTGCGTGGGATTATCGATAAGTTGGATTATTTACAATTTTTAGGTGTCGATTACTTATGGCTGACACCGATTTATGATTCACCAATGAATGACAACGGCTATGATATCAGTAATTATTATGAAATCAATGAACGATTCGGTAATAAATCAGACTTTCGTGAACTACTTGATGCCGCACATGTACGTGGTCTTAAAGTTATCATAGATATTGTGATTAATCATACATCAACAGAACATGAATGGTTCCAATCAGCGAGACAGTCTAAAGAGAGTCCGTATCGAGATTATTACTTTTTCAAGGAATCTCAAGATGGACCACCGACAAATTGGATGTCGAAGTTTGGTGGGAATGCTTGGCAATACGATGCGCAAACAGACGAATATTATTTACATTTGTTTGATGTAACGCAAGCAGACTTAAACTGGGACAATGAAAATGTGCGCAAAGAATTGTACAAAATCTTAAACTACTGGATAGATTTTGGTGTAGATGGTTTTCGTTTTGATGTGATTAACTTGATTTCCAAAGGGGCGTTTGAAGACTCCGAAGCAATCGGCAAAGAGTTCTATACGGATGGGCCACATGTCCATGAATATATTCACGAAATGAATCGAGAAACATTTGGCGAAAAAGGATTGATGACAGTGGGAGAGATGTCTTCTACAACAATTGACCACTGTATTCAGTATACACGTCCTGAACGACAAGAACTTAACAGCGTTTTTAACTTCCATCATCTCAAAGTAGATTATAAAGATGGTGAGAAGTGGACGAACCAAAAGTTAGATTTACAACAGTTGAAAACTATTTTGATGGACTGGCAAACGGGCATCTATGAAGGTGGTGGATGGAATGCCATTTTTTGGTGTAACCATGACCAGCCACGTGTCGTGTCACGCTTTGGGACAGATTTAGATGAAGCGATGCGACAACAGAGTGCAAAAACACTTGCGATTGTGCTACATTTATTGCAAGGGACACCGTACATTTATCAAGGCGAAGAAATTGGGATGACAGACCCACACTTCACATCGATTGCACAATATCGAGATGTCGAGTCATTGAATGCATATCATTCATTGAAGGATCAAGGATATGATGAACAAGAAATCCTGACGATTCTCGGACAGAAATCTCGTGATAATTCTCGTACACCGATGCAATGGTCGGCAGAGACGCATGCTGGCTTTACGACGGGAACGCCATGGATTGATGTGGCGCCAAACTATGAAATGATTAATGTTGAAGCGGCGTTGGAAGATCGGAACTCAATTTTTTATATGTATCAAAAATTGATTGAATTGCGTCATTCACATGATATTGTCACGTATGGGAATATCGTGCCACGCTATATGGAGCATGAACAATTATTTGTGTATGAGCGGAACTACGAAGGACAGGCTTGGTTAGTAGTAGCGAATATGACGAATGAACCTGCTAAGTTGCCAGAGGATATTGAGCGAGAAGGTGACATGATTGTAGAGAATGGCGCAGTGGTAGACGGTTATCTTGAACCATATGCGGCGTACGTTTTGTCCATAGAATCAAAGCAAGAGGCGAAGATATGTCATGATCAAACAAAATAA
- the tmk gene encoding dTMP kinase, producing the protein MGLFITFEGPEGSGKTTVLHAVAAELEKAHAVVTTREPGGVETAEAIRNILLDGEGMDGRTEALLFAAARREHLVQKVLPALETNCIVLCDRFVDSSLAYQGYARQIGVEGVQRINDFAVEHHHPDMTIYLDIPAELGRERIAINEREQNRLDKEDVAFHDAVIAGYKQLIAQNPERFAVIDASRSVDEVVTDVVTVIRQQIERKSLEN; encoded by the coding sequence ATGGGATTATTTATTACGTTCGAAGGTCCAGAAGGATCAGGGAAAACAACGGTGTTACATGCGGTTGCAGCAGAGCTTGAAAAAGCACATGCTGTTGTGACAACACGTGAACCGGGCGGTGTCGAAACGGCGGAAGCAATCCGCAATATTTTGTTAGATGGAGAAGGGATGGATGGTCGAACAGAAGCTTTGCTGTTTGCAGCAGCAAGACGTGAGCACCTTGTACAAAAGGTTCTTCCGGCTCTTGAAACGAACTGTATTGTATTGTGTGATCGCTTTGTAGATAGTTCACTTGCATATCAAGGGTATGCACGTCAAATCGGTGTTGAAGGTGTACAACGCATCAATGACTTTGCAGTAGAACATCATCATCCAGATATGACAATTTATTTAGATATTCCAGCTGAACTGGGACGCGAACGTATTGCAATCAATGAGCGTGAACAGAACCGATTGGACAAGGAAGATGTCGCATTTCATGATGCGGTTATTGCAGGATATAAACAGTTGATTGCACAGAATCCAGAACGTTTTGCGGTCATTGACGCGAGTCGATCGGTAGATGAAGTTGTAACAGATGTGGTGACGGTAATTCGTCAACAAATTGAGAGAAAATCATTAGAAAATTAG
- a CDS encoding N-acetyltransferase, with protein MSIFISTLTEMDYEPSLQMIEDAFKDVPESNQNEAQLVKGLRMAPDYRYELEVIAKTADDDIIGHAMCSEVTIQSDDHEYVALALAPLSVTQAYQHKGIGQALVQALEERAYAQEYTTIVVVGYPDFYEQLDYEVADDHDITVPFDVPNEAVRVKFLWDSLEDPPHGVVHYPDHFFTI; from the coding sequence ATGTCGATTTTTATTAGTACATTAACGGAGATGGATTACGAGCCATCTTTACAAATGATTGAAGATGCCTTTAAAGATGTACCAGAGTCCAACCAAAATGAAGCACAACTTGTGAAAGGGTTGCGTATGGCACCGGATTATCGTTATGAATTAGAAGTGATCGCAAAAACTGCAGATGATGACATTATTGGGCATGCGATGTGTAGTGAAGTAACGATACAAAGTGATGATCATGAATATGTTGCACTTGCACTCGCACCACTATCTGTGACACAGGCATACCAGCATAAAGGTATTGGACAGGCATTGGTACAGGCTTTAGAAGAGCGTGCTTATGCACAAGAGTATACAACAATTGTTGTTGTTGGATATCCTGACTTCTATGAACAGCTGGATTATGAAGTAGCAGATGACCATGATATTACGGTGCCATTCGATGTGCCGAATGAAGCAGTGCGTGTGAAGTTTTTGTGGGATTCATTAGAAGATCCGCCGCATGGAGTAGTCCATTATCCGGATCACTTTTTTACAATATAA
- a CDS encoding aminotransferase class V-fold PLP-dependent enzyme — MKRALWQQMIDWADKEPISMHVPGHKNGTIGNMSFLQAKYDVTEITGFDDLHQPEAVLKESMSSVTRHPDYDAFYLVNGTTSGILSVIHAFRSLEGRIVLGRNVHKSVFNALDLGGQQAMILPTKIDKTTYQYIRPDATDIQGVSAKLGVMTYPNYYGQTFDVLEVIQQLHANSCPVLVDEAHGAHFDLKGFPSSALNFGADFVVQSFHKTLPSLTMSSVLFIHKNAPQRDEVIRLLQTFQSSSPSYLLMASLEAANDFYEGYDSQLFFERRQQLLDVLSNQGLSFKEMDDPLKLLIYHPNMTGGTLQQVMEKIGIYVELSDSEHVLWVLPLWHEGDMYPFDLLITRISRMTLKEDMKDDTVTGHTLYTGSGYYEPQPIAHSHWVPIKETEGKVLAQHLVLYPPGIPSMLKGEKVTAPMIELMTKWCDANLRVEGLQDGKIKVKDD, encoded by the coding sequence ATGAAGCGTGCATTATGGCAACAAATGATTGACTGGGCAGATAAAGAACCGATATCAATGCATGTACCAGGTCATAAAAATGGAACGATTGGCAATATGTCCTTTTTACAAGCGAAGTATGATGTTACGGAAATTACAGGTTTTGATGATCTACACCAACCTGAAGCAGTACTCAAAGAGAGTATGTCATCTGTGACACGCCATCCAGACTATGATGCATTTTATCTTGTGAATGGGACGACGAGTGGTATTTTGTCTGTTATTCATGCTTTTCGATCATTAGAAGGGCGTATCGTTTTAGGGCGCAATGTACATAAGTCTGTCTTTAATGCGTTAGATTTGGGTGGACAACAGGCGATGATTTTACCGACGAAGATAGATAAGACGACGTACCAATATATTCGACCTGATGCGACTGATATACAAGGAGTATCTGCCAAGTTGGGCGTTATGACATACCCGAACTATTATGGGCAAACTTTTGATGTTTTGGAAGTGATTCAGCAGCTTCATGCCAATAGCTGTCCTGTTTTAGTTGATGAAGCACATGGTGCACACTTTGACTTAAAAGGCTTTCCATCATCAGCGTTAAATTTTGGTGCAGATTTTGTGGTGCAGTCATTTCATAAGACATTACCGAGTTTAACGATGAGTTCGGTGTTATTTATACATAAAAATGCACCGCAACGTGATGAAGTCATTCGCTTACTTCAAACGTTCCAATCATCGAGTCCGTCCTATTTGTTAATGGCAAGTTTAGAGGCTGCAAATGACTTTTATGAAGGATACGATAGTCAGTTATTTTTTGAACGTCGTCAGCAGTTATTAGATGTTTTAAGCAATCAAGGGTTATCTTTTAAAGAGATGGATGATCCATTGAAGTTGTTAATCTATCATCCGAATATGACGGGTGGAACATTACAACAAGTGATGGAAAAGATTGGAATATATGTAGAATTATCAGATAGTGAGCATGTGTTATGGGTGTTGCCATTGTGGCATGAAGGAGATATGTATCCGTTTGACTTATTGATTACACGCATCAGTCGAATGACGCTCAAAGAAGACATGAAAGATGACACAGTGACAGGGCATACGTTATATACGGGTAGTGGATATTACGAACCACAACCCATAGCACACAGTCATTGGGTTCCTATTAAAGAGACTGAAGGAAAAGTGTTAGCGCAACATTTGGTGTTGTATCCACCAGGTATTCCGAGTATGCTTAAAGGCGAAAAAGTGACGGCACCTATGATAGAATTAATGACAAAATGGTGTGACGCTAACTTGAGAGTTGAAGGGTTGCAAGACGGCAAAATAAAAGTGAAGGATGACTAA